From Herbaspirillum sp. WKF16:
CCACCAGCGCCACCACCATGCCGGAGGCGAACAGGTCGAACTTGGAGATGCCGATGCCCAGGCTGTCCATCACCGACATGATCGGTTCGTCGACGATGCCCAGGTCGATCGGCCGCACCTCGCTGCCGAACAGCAAGGGGCCCAGGCCTTCGAGGAAGAAGGTCAGGCCGATGGTGGCCATGAACAGGGTGATCGGCGGCTGGTTGACCAGCTTGCGCAGCACGAAGCGCTCGGTCGCCAGCCCCACCAGGATCATCACCGCGAAGGCGCCGATGATGGCAGCCCACATCGGCATGCCCTTCTCCATCAGGCCCACCACCGCCAGCGCGGCGAAATAGACCATCGCGCCCTGGGCGAAGTTGAACACGCCCGAGGCCTTGTAGATCAGCACGAAGCCCAGCGCCACCAGTGAATACATGAGCCCGGAGAGCAGGCCGCTCAGGGTCACTTCGAGAAAGAATTGCATATCGTCTCCTTGCTGCGTTTTTCTTGTTCTTCTGTTGTCTTGTCTTGCGGCCGCCGCGCTCAGTGCGAGGTGCCGAGATAGGCCTTGATCACTTCCTCGTTGGCCATCACTTCGTCGGGCGTGCCGTCGCCGATCTTCTTGCCGTAGTCCAGCACCACCACGCGGTCGGAGATGTCCATCACCACGCCCATGTCGTGTTCGATCAGCACGATGGTGGTGCCGAACTGGTCATTGACGTCGAGGATGAAGCGGCACATGTCCTGCTTCTCTTCCACGTTCATGCCGGCCATCGGCTCGTCCAGCAGCAGCATGCCGGGCTCGGCGGCCAGCGCGCGCGCCAGCTCGACGCGCTTTTGCAGGCCGTAAGGCAGGCGCCCGACCGGCGTCTTGCGGATGTGCTGGATCTCGAGGAAATCGATCACCTCCTCCACCTTGTGGCGATGCTCCATCTCCTCGCGCCGCGCCGCGCCCCACCAGATGGCGTTGGCGAACAGGCCCGAGCGCATCTTGGTGTTGCGTCCGGTCATGATGTTGTCCAGCACGCTCATGCCCTTGAACAGCGCGATGTTCTGGAAGGTGCGCGCGATCCCCTGGCGCGCGATGGCGCTGGGATGCATGCCGCGGCGCTCCTGTCCGCGGTAGACGATGCTGCCCTTCTGCGGATGGTAGACGCCGTTGATGACGTTGATCATCGAACTCTTGCCGGCGCCGTTGGGGCCGATGATGGCGCGGATCTCATGCTCGCGCACGTTGAAGGAGATATCGGTGAGCGCCTTCACGCCGCCGAAGGACAGCGAGATGTTCTGCAGGTCGAGGATCACCTCGCCGATGCGGCGGCCGTTGGCGGCCATGGCCGGCGCCGCCGAGTCGGGACTGATGTCGGGACTGGATACGGGCGGCATCCCGGAGGGGATGATTTCTGCGGTCATGTGTCGTTTCATGGTCGTGTTCATTCAGCGTTGGTCTTGGTGCTGCTGCGCTGTTGGCCGGAGGCTGCTTCCGGGGCGATGGCTGCGGTGGCGTGCGGACCGGGACAGGTTCAGGCCGCGCTCTTGAGCGCGCCGAAGGTCCTGGCCTCGGCGATCTTCAGGTCGGCCGAGATCATGCCCTGCCGGCCATCCTCGAACTTCACCTGGGTCTCGATATACTGCGTGCCGCGGCCGTCGTACAGGGCCTCGATCAGCACCCCGTACTTCTCGGCGATGAAGCCGCGCCGCACCTTGCGCGTGCGGGTCAGCTCCTCGTCGTCCGGATCGAGCTCCTTGTGCAGGATCAGGAAGCGGTGGATCTGCGAGTCCGCCAGCAGCGGATCGGCCACCAGGTCGCCGTTGACCTTCTCCACGCACTCGCGCACCAGCTCGTAGACCGCCGGGTTGGCGGCCAGGTCGGTATAGCCGCTGTACGGCAGGTTGCGCCGCTCGGCCCAGTTGCCGACCGCGTCCATGTCGATGTTGATGAAGGCCATGCATTGCTCGCGGCCGTTGCCGAAGGTGACCGCTTCCTTGATGAAGGGGAAGAACTTCAGCTTGTTCTCGATGTACTTGGGCGCGAACATGCTGCCGCAGGCCATCTTGCCGACATCCTTGGCGCGGTCGATGATCTTGAGGTGGCCGTCGCTGTCGAAGAAGCCGGCGTCGCCGGTGTGGAAGTAGCCCTGCGGGTCGATCGCCTCGGCGGTGGCATCGGGCCGCTTGAAGTATTCCTTCATCAGCCCCGGCGAGCGCACCAGCACTTCGCCGTTGTCGTCGATGCGCACCTCGACGCCTTTCATCGGGCGCCCGACGCTGTCGAGCTTGACGTCGCCGGACGGCTGCATGCAGACCGTCACGCAGGTCTCGGTCATGCCGTAGAGCTGCTTCAGGTTGATGCCCATGGAGCGGTAGAAGTCGAACAGGTCGGGGCCGATGGCCTCGCCGCCGGTATAGGCCACGCGCAGACGCGACATGCCCAGCACGTTCTTCAGCGGGCCATAGACCAGCAGGTTGCCCAGCGCATATTGGAGGCGATCGAGGAGCGACACGCCCGGCTTGCCGTCCAGGATGCGCATGCCCATGCGGCGCGCCACGCGCATGAAGCCGTGGAACATGCGGCGCTTGATCCAGCCGGCGTCCTCGATGCGGATCATCACCTGGGTGAGGATGTTCTCGTAGATGCGCGGCGGCGCGAAATAATAGGTCGGCCCGATCTCGCGCAGGTCGCTCATCACGGTGTTGGGCGACTCCGGGCAGTTCAAACAGAAGCCCGCCACGTGCTGCTGCGCGAACGAGTAGAGGAAGTCGCCGACCCAGGCCAGCGGCAGGTAGCAGAGGATGTCGTCGTCCTCATTGAGCCCGTCGAACTCCACCAGCGTGCGCGCGGTGGCGATCATCGCGCGGTGCGAGTGGCACACGCCCTTGGGCTTGCCGGTGGTGCCGGAGGTGTAGAGGATGATGGCGACGTCGTCGGGCGTGCCGGCATCGACCTCGCCCATGAAGAAATCGGGATGCTGGCGATCGTAGGCGCGGCCCAGTTCCTGCACGCGGGCGAACGACAGCAGCTCGGGCTGGTGGTAGTTGCGCATGCCGCGTTCGTCGTCGTAAATGACGTGCGCGATGCGCGGCAGGCTTTGCTTGATCTCGAAGACCTTGTCGACCTGCTCCTGGTCTTCGGCCATGACGAAGTCGACATTGGCATCGGTGAGCACGTAGGCCATGTCGGCCGCCGGCGCATCCT
This genomic window contains:
- a CDS encoding ABC transporter ATP-binding protein, producing the protein MNTTMKRHMTAEIIPSGMPPVSSPDISPDSAAPAMAANGRRIGEVILDLQNISLSFGGVKALTDISFNVREHEIRAIIGPNGAGKSSMINVINGVYHPQKGSIVYRGQERRGMHPSAIARQGIARTFQNIALFKGMSVLDNIMTGRNTKMRSGLFANAIWWGAARREEMEHRHKVEEVIDFLEIQHIRKTPVGRLPYGLQKRVELARALAAEPGMLLLDEPMAGMNVEEKQDMCRFILDVNDQFGTTIVLIEHDMGVVMDISDRVVVLDYGKKIGDGTPDEVMANEEVIKAYLGTSH
- a CDS encoding AMP-dependent synthetase/ligase, with protein sequence MVETRHDTEAATFPRLLLAHAQTRGQRAAFREKDLGIWQATSWRQVADEVRAFACGLAALGFKRGMSLAIIGNNCPRLYWAMSAAQALGGVPVPLYQDAPAADMAYVLTDANVDFVMAEDQEQVDKVFEIKQSLPRIAHVIYDDERGMRNYHQPELLSFARVQELGRAYDRQHPDFFMGEVDAGTPDDVAIILYTSGTTGKPKGVCHSHRAMIATARTLVEFDGLNEDDDILCYLPLAWVGDFLYSFAQQHVAGFCLNCPESPNTVMSDLREIGPTYYFAPPRIYENILTQVMIRIEDAGWIKRRMFHGFMRVARRMGMRILDGKPGVSLLDRLQYALGNLLVYGPLKNVLGMSRLRVAYTGGEAIGPDLFDFYRSMGINLKQLYGMTETCVTVCMQPSGDVKLDSVGRPMKGVEVRIDDNGEVLVRSPGLMKEYFKRPDATAEAIDPQGYFHTGDAGFFDSDGHLKIIDRAKDVGKMACGSMFAPKYIENKLKFFPFIKEAVTFGNGREQCMAFINIDMDAVGNWAERRNLPYSGYTDLAANPAVYELVRECVEKVNGDLVADPLLADSQIHRFLILHKELDPDDEELTRTRKVRRGFIAEKYGVLIEALYDGRGTQYIETQVKFEDGRQGMISADLKIAEARTFGALKSAA
- a CDS encoding branched-chain amino acid ABC transporter permease, whose product is MQFFLEVTLSGLLSGLMYSLVALGFVLIYKASGVFNFAQGAMVYFAALAVVGLMEKGMPMWAAIIGAFAVMILVGLATERFVLRKLVNQPPITLFMATIGLTFFLEGLGPLLFGSEVRPIDLGIVDEPIMSVMDSLGIGISKFDLFASGMVVALVAALALFFQKTKVGRALRAVADDHQAALSLGIPLQHIWAVVWGVAGFVALIAGLLWGSRNGVQFALTMTALKALPVLILGGFTSIPGAIVGGLIIGASEKLAEIYIPPVMQDAFGGNFGGIEGWFPYVFALLFLLVRPEGLFGERHIDRV